One window of Marmota flaviventris isolate mMarFla1 chromosome 5, mMarFla1.hap1, whole genome shotgun sequence genomic DNA carries:
- the LOC114095364 gene encoding zinc finger protein 692 isoform X2: MRTDEPEGGGAGGSAPRTRRQGASPSPPGPGPMASPAADASCLRREKRRQLDARRSKCRIRLGGHMEQWCLLKERLGFSLHSQLAKFLLDRYTSGCVLCAGPEPLPPKGLQYLVLLSHVHSRECSLVPGLRGPGGQDGGLVWECSAGHTFSWEPSLSPTPPEVPKQTSLPRTSPRSWSPEARSGQEPAGLESAHERTQEARVPRGAGPPPEAFVPSGEEEEDSEEDEEEMLSDASPWTYSSSPDDEPDDTRPPLSPVTPTPKEGETAPAPAALPVPVATPPSSTHTEGARDPLPSDAGVQLELSGTPSVAQQTEPLASPTSQSSSALTPDWDKDTAQIGPKRIRKAAKRELMSCDFPGCGRIFSNRQYLNHHKKYQHIHQKSFCCPEPACGKSFNFKKHLKEHVKLHSDTRDYICEFCARSFRTSSNLVIHRRIHTGEKPLQCEICGFTCRQKASLNWHRRKHAETAAAWRFPCEFCGKRFERPDSVAAHCSKSHPALRPAPQEPPGPLEPCCSGSAPEPLGSAEGSGAPSAVTFPPQLASGSQSPGTAQD; the protein is encoded by the exons ATGAGGACAGATGAGCCAGAGGGTGGTGGAGCAGGGGGCTCTGCCCCCAGGACCCGCCGGCAAGGAGCATCCCCTTCCCCTCCAGGCCCGGGACCCATGGCTTCCCCAGCAGCGGACGCGTCCTGCCTGCGGCGGGAGAAGCGGAGGCAGCTGGACGCGCGCCGCAGCAAGTGCCGCATCCGCCTGGGCGGCCACATGGAGCAATGGTGCCTCCTCAAGGAGCGGCTGGGCTTCTCCCTGCACTCACAGCTCGCCAAGTTCCTGCTGGACCG GTACACTTCTGGCTGTGTCCTCTGTGCAG GTCCAGAGCCTTTGCCCCCCAAGGGTCTGCAGTATCTGGTGCTCTTGTCCCATGTCCACAGTCGGGAATGCAGCTTAGTGCCTGGTCTTCGGGGACCTGGGGGCCAAGATGGGGGGCTGGTGTGGGAGTGCTCAGCCGGCCACACCTTCTCCTGGGAACCTTCCTTGAGCCCTACACCTCCAGAGGTGCCCAAGCAGACCTCTCTTCCACGGACTAGCCCAAGGAGCTGGAGCCCCGAGGCCAGGAGTGGGCAGGAGCCTGCAG GTTTGGAGTCTGCGCATGAGAGGACTCAAGAAGCCAGGGTGCCCAG GGGGGCAGGACCCCCACCGGAGGCCTTCGTGCCctcaggagaggaagaggaagacagtgaggaggatgaagaggagaTGCTCAGCGATGCCAGCCCATGGACCTACAGCTCCTCCCCAGATGA TGAGCCAGATGACACCAGACCACCCCTTTCCCCTGTCACCCCCACACCCAAGGAGGGAGAGACAGCACCAGCCCCTGCAGCTCTCCCTGTTCCTGTTGCTACTCCACCCTCATCCACACACACCGAGGGTGCCAGAGACCCTCTGCCATCAGATGCTGGGGTGCAGCTGGAGCTCAGTGGGACCCCTTCAGTGGCTCAGCAGACAGAGCCACTGGCCAG CCCTACAAGCCAGTCCTCATCTGCCCTGACACCGGACTGGGATAAGGACACTGCACAGATTGGGCCCAAAAGAATTAG GAAAGCTGCCAAAAGAGAGCTGATGTCTTGTGATTTCCCTGGCTGTGGAAGGATCTTCTCCAACCGGCAGTATCTGAAT caccacaagaaGTACCAGCACATTCACCAGAAGTCCTTCTGCTGCCCGGAGCCCGCCTGTGGGAAGTCCTTCAACTTTAAAAAGCACCTGAAGGAGCACGTGAAGCTGCACAGTG ACACTCGGGACTATATCTGTGAGTTCTGCGCCCGGTCTTTCCGCACCAGCAGCAACCTCGTCATTCACAGACGCATCCACACCGGAGAGAAGCCCCTGCA GTGTGAGATCTGTGGGTTCACCTGTCGCCAGAAGGCCTCCCTGAACTGGCACCGGCGCAAGCATGCAGAGACAGCGGCAGCTTGGCGCTTCCCCTGCGAGTTCTGTGGCAAGCGCTTTGAGAGGCCAGACAGCGTGGCTGCTCACTGCAGCAAAAGTCACCCAGCTCTGCGCCCAGCCCCACAGGAACCACCCGGCCCGCTGGAGCCCTGTTGCAGCGGCTCTGCTCCCGAACCTCTGGGGTCCGCTGAAGGCTCTGGTGCTCCCTCAGCAGTGACCTTTCCCCCTCAGCTGGCTTCAGGGAGCCAGTCCCCAGGGACTGCACAGGACTAA
- the LOC114095364 gene encoding zinc finger protein 692 isoform X3 yields the protein MASPAADASCLRREKRRQLDARRSKCRIRLGGHMEQWCLLKERLGFSLHSQLAKFLLDRYTSGCVLCAGPEPLPPKGLQYLVLLSHVHSRECSLVPGLRGPGGQDGGLVWECSAGHTFSWEPSLSPTPPEVPKQTSLPRTSPRSWSPEARSGQEPAGLESAHERTQEARVPRGAGPPPEAFVPSGEEEEDSEEDEEEMLSDASPWTYSSSPDDSEPDDTRPPLSPVTPTPKEGETAPAPAALPVPVATPPSSTHTEGARDPLPSDAGVQLELSGTPSVAQQTEPLASPTSQSSSALTPDWDKDTAQIGPKRIRKAAKRELMSCDFPGCGRIFSNRQYLNHHKKYQHIHQKSFCCPEPACGKSFNFKKHLKEHVKLHSDTRDYICEFCARSFRTSSNLVIHRRIHTGEKPLQCEICGFTCRQKASLNWHRRKHAETAAAWRFPCEFCGKRFERPDSVAAHCSKSHPALRPAPQEPPGPLEPCCSGSAPEPLGSAEGSGAPSAVTFPPQLASGSQSPGTAQD from the exons ATGGCTTCCCCAGCAGCGGACGCGTCCTGCCTGCGGCGGGAGAAGCGGAGGCAGCTGGACGCGCGCCGCAGCAAGTGCCGCATCCGCCTGGGCGGCCACATGGAGCAATGGTGCCTCCTCAAGGAGCGGCTGGGCTTCTCCCTGCACTCACAGCTCGCCAAGTTCCTGCTGGACCG GTACACTTCTGGCTGTGTCCTCTGTGCAG GTCCAGAGCCTTTGCCCCCCAAGGGTCTGCAGTATCTGGTGCTCTTGTCCCATGTCCACAGTCGGGAATGCAGCTTAGTGCCTGGTCTTCGGGGACCTGGGGGCCAAGATGGGGGGCTGGTGTGGGAGTGCTCAGCCGGCCACACCTTCTCCTGGGAACCTTCCTTGAGCCCTACACCTCCAGAGGTGCCCAAGCAGACCTCTCTTCCACGGACTAGCCCAAGGAGCTGGAGCCCCGAGGCCAGGAGTGGGCAGGAGCCTGCAG GTTTGGAGTCTGCGCATGAGAGGACTCAAGAAGCCAGGGTGCCCAG GGGGGCAGGACCCCCACCGGAGGCCTTCGTGCCctcaggagaggaagaggaagacagtgaggaggatgaagaggagaTGCTCAGCGATGCCAGCCCATGGACCTACAGCTCCTCCCCAGATGA CAGTGAGCCAGATGACACCAGACCACCCCTTTCCCCTGTCACCCCCACACCCAAGGAGGGAGAGACAGCACCAGCCCCTGCAGCTCTCCCTGTTCCTGTTGCTACTCCACCCTCATCCACACACACCGAGGGTGCCAGAGACCCTCTGCCATCAGATGCTGGGGTGCAGCTGGAGCTCAGTGGGACCCCTTCAGTGGCTCAGCAGACAGAGCCACTGGCCAG CCCTACAAGCCAGTCCTCATCTGCCCTGACACCGGACTGGGATAAGGACACTGCACAGATTGGGCCCAAAAGAATTAG GAAAGCTGCCAAAAGAGAGCTGATGTCTTGTGATTTCCCTGGCTGTGGAAGGATCTTCTCCAACCGGCAGTATCTGAAT caccacaagaaGTACCAGCACATTCACCAGAAGTCCTTCTGCTGCCCGGAGCCCGCCTGTGGGAAGTCCTTCAACTTTAAAAAGCACCTGAAGGAGCACGTGAAGCTGCACAGTG ACACTCGGGACTATATCTGTGAGTTCTGCGCCCGGTCTTTCCGCACCAGCAGCAACCTCGTCATTCACAGACGCATCCACACCGGAGAGAAGCCCCTGCA GTGTGAGATCTGTGGGTTCACCTGTCGCCAGAAGGCCTCCCTGAACTGGCACCGGCGCAAGCATGCAGAGACAGCGGCAGCTTGGCGCTTCCCCTGCGAGTTCTGTGGCAAGCGCTTTGAGAGGCCAGACAGCGTGGCTGCTCACTGCAGCAAAAGTCACCCAGCTCTGCGCCCAGCCCCACAGGAACCACCCGGCCCGCTGGAGCCCTGTTGCAGCGGCTCTGCTCCCGAACCTCTGGGGTCCGCTGAAGGCTCTGGTGCTCCCTCAGCAGTGACCTTTCCCCCTCAGCTGGCTTCAGGGAGCCAGTCCCCAGGGACTGCACAGGACTAA
- the LOC114095364 gene encoding zinc finger protein 692 isoform X1 — MRTDEPEGGGAGGSAPRTRRQGASPSPPGPGPMASPAADASCLRREKRRQLDARRSKCRIRLGGHMEQWCLLKERLGFSLHSQLAKFLLDRYTSGCVLCAGPEPLPPKGLQYLVLLSHVHSRECSLVPGLRGPGGQDGGLVWECSAGHTFSWEPSLSPTPPEVPKQTSLPRTSPRSWSPEARSGQEPAGLESAHERTQEARVPRGAGPPPEAFVPSGEEEEDSEEDEEEMLSDASPWTYSSSPDDSEPDDTRPPLSPVTPTPKEGETAPAPAALPVPVATPPSSTHTEGARDPLPSDAGVQLELSGTPSVAQQTEPLASPTSQSSSALTPDWDKDTAQIGPKRIRKAAKRELMSCDFPGCGRIFSNRQYLNHHKKYQHIHQKSFCCPEPACGKSFNFKKHLKEHVKLHSDTRDYICEFCARSFRTSSNLVIHRRIHTGEKPLQCEICGFTCRQKASLNWHRRKHAETAAAWRFPCEFCGKRFERPDSVAAHCSKSHPALRPAPQEPPGPLEPCCSGSAPEPLGSAEGSGAPSAVTFPPQLASGSQSPGTAQD, encoded by the exons ATGAGGACAGATGAGCCAGAGGGTGGTGGAGCAGGGGGCTCTGCCCCCAGGACCCGCCGGCAAGGAGCATCCCCTTCCCCTCCAGGCCCGGGACCCATGGCTTCCCCAGCAGCGGACGCGTCCTGCCTGCGGCGGGAGAAGCGGAGGCAGCTGGACGCGCGCCGCAGCAAGTGCCGCATCCGCCTGGGCGGCCACATGGAGCAATGGTGCCTCCTCAAGGAGCGGCTGGGCTTCTCCCTGCACTCACAGCTCGCCAAGTTCCTGCTGGACCG GTACACTTCTGGCTGTGTCCTCTGTGCAG GTCCAGAGCCTTTGCCCCCCAAGGGTCTGCAGTATCTGGTGCTCTTGTCCCATGTCCACAGTCGGGAATGCAGCTTAGTGCCTGGTCTTCGGGGACCTGGGGGCCAAGATGGGGGGCTGGTGTGGGAGTGCTCAGCCGGCCACACCTTCTCCTGGGAACCTTCCTTGAGCCCTACACCTCCAGAGGTGCCCAAGCAGACCTCTCTTCCACGGACTAGCCCAAGGAGCTGGAGCCCCGAGGCCAGGAGTGGGCAGGAGCCTGCAG GTTTGGAGTCTGCGCATGAGAGGACTCAAGAAGCCAGGGTGCCCAG GGGGGCAGGACCCCCACCGGAGGCCTTCGTGCCctcaggagaggaagaggaagacagtgaggaggatgaagaggagaTGCTCAGCGATGCCAGCCCATGGACCTACAGCTCCTCCCCAGATGA CAGTGAGCCAGATGACACCAGACCACCCCTTTCCCCTGTCACCCCCACACCCAAGGAGGGAGAGACAGCACCAGCCCCTGCAGCTCTCCCTGTTCCTGTTGCTACTCCACCCTCATCCACACACACCGAGGGTGCCAGAGACCCTCTGCCATCAGATGCTGGGGTGCAGCTGGAGCTCAGTGGGACCCCTTCAGTGGCTCAGCAGACAGAGCCACTGGCCAG CCCTACAAGCCAGTCCTCATCTGCCCTGACACCGGACTGGGATAAGGACACTGCACAGATTGGGCCCAAAAGAATTAG GAAAGCTGCCAAAAGAGAGCTGATGTCTTGTGATTTCCCTGGCTGTGGAAGGATCTTCTCCAACCGGCAGTATCTGAAT caccacaagaaGTACCAGCACATTCACCAGAAGTCCTTCTGCTGCCCGGAGCCCGCCTGTGGGAAGTCCTTCAACTTTAAAAAGCACCTGAAGGAGCACGTGAAGCTGCACAGTG ACACTCGGGACTATATCTGTGAGTTCTGCGCCCGGTCTTTCCGCACCAGCAGCAACCTCGTCATTCACAGACGCATCCACACCGGAGAGAAGCCCCTGCA GTGTGAGATCTGTGGGTTCACCTGTCGCCAGAAGGCCTCCCTGAACTGGCACCGGCGCAAGCATGCAGAGACAGCGGCAGCTTGGCGCTTCCCCTGCGAGTTCTGTGGCAAGCGCTTTGAGAGGCCAGACAGCGTGGCTGCTCACTGCAGCAAAAGTCACCCAGCTCTGCGCCCAGCCCCACAGGAACCACCCGGCCCGCTGGAGCCCTGTTGCAGCGGCTCTGCTCCCGAACCTCTGGGGTCCGCTGAAGGCTCTGGTGCTCCCTCAGCAGTGACCTTTCCCCCTCAGCTGGCTTCAGGGAGCCAGTCCCCAGGGACTGCACAGGACTAA